TTGCGGGATGCCTGGCGACGTTGATTGTCTTAAAGTGCAGGAAAAATTAACTTTAACTTTTACCTCCTGCTATTATAAGCAGGAGATATGATTCATTTTTACCTTCCTATGTTATGATTAAAATTATTGGTCCTGGCTTACACGTTATGCTGTCGGAGAATGTCCGAGAATCAGTTACAGCTCAAGCAATTTGCCAATATTCTCCGAACATATGATTTAAATGATAGACGGCAGCGGCAGCGAGGGCAGGAAGCCCATGAAAGACAGGTAATAAACCCCTACAAAAAGCAGGATGACGCCCGCGACCTTGCGGATGCCCATAGAATATTTTGAGATATCCCGGAGCTTATCGGAAACCAGATTGGACGAGTATGCGACGATGAGCATGGGTATCGCCAGGCCCAGCGAGTACGTGAGCAATAGAGCGCCACCGTAGATGATAGTGCCATGCTGGGCGACTATAGTGAGGATCGATGCAAGCATCGGGCCGATGCAGGGCATCCACACGATGCCGAGGCTCACCCCGAGAAGCGCGCCGCCTAAAAAGCCTTCACTATCCACGTCAGGCCTCGCGATCCGCGAGAATGGCAGGCGCTGCCAGATCACCAGCAAAAAGTCTTCGACAGTCTGGGAAAGGATATACAAGCCCATGAAAATGATAAGAACGCCGGAGGCTATCTTGAGGTAGTCCATATAGTCCATGAGGAACGCACCGAACACGGAGGAGATGACGCCCATGGCCGTGAAGGACGCCGCGAGCCCGAAAACGATGGCCAGCGGTGTAAGTTTGCTCTTCTCCGTTGAATAGGCCATGACGCCCGGCAATAGCGGCAACACACAGGGCGATGCGATGCTCACGACGCCGGCAAGCAGTGCCCCCGCAAAGGTTACGATCTCCAAATTCCATCCTCGCTATACTATGTTTATCAGGTCACCAATCACTCTACCATTTTTAATTTAAATGCTTTCTGTAAATTAATATATATAGTTTCATGCTATAGGTAAAAAGTTTTTAAATTTTACCCTGATCTTAAAATTATATATGCCATGCAGATAGCCCAGTCAGCAGCTATATATTACAAAATATAGCTCTGACTGCAGGTATTAATAACTGCCTTTAGGAAATATCGCAAAACAAATCCCCGGATAAAAAGAAGAGAGGATATCGGATCAGAAAAAATGATAAATGGCATGCTAAAGAAGCATTTCTGGCCTGCAGGCCCGGCATAGCGTCTGTGTTTAAGTACGCTTCTGCAGTGCCGCATCCAGTGCGGGCTTCAGGCGGTCCTTCTCCGTATACCCGACGAACCTGGACGCCGTTATGCTGTCCGATGTCCCGCCGTTCTGGTCGATATAGGTATACTTACTATCCGATTTCGATACGACGATGTCCATCTGCGGGACGCCGTTCAC
This genomic window from Methanocella sp. contains:
- a CDS encoding cytochrome c biogenesis CcdA family protein, with translation MEIVTFAGALLAGVVSIASPCVLPLLPGVMAYSTEKSKLTPLAIVFGLAASFTAMGVISSVFGAFLMDYMDYLKIASGVLIIFMGLYILSQTVEDFLLVIWQRLPFSRIARPDVDSEGFLGGALLGVSLGIVWMPCIGPMLASILTIVAQHGTIIYGGALLLTYSLGLAIPMLIVAYSSNLVSDKLRDISKYSMGIRKVAGVILLFVGVYYLSFMGFLPSLPLPSII